The genomic interval GAGCCATATGCTATCAAAACAGATCTGGGATGGAGTATCATTGGCTACACTGAAACAGAGTCATGTAGCTATGCTGCTAGTGTATGTCATCGTATAATAGTCAAGGAGGCGCCATGTATATCCCCCAAAGAGGTAATCCGTGCACTGGAGTCAGATTTCACAGAGAAAGGTCATGGAGAGAAAGTCATATCTCAAGAAGATCTTCAGTTTCTCAACAGTACGGAGACAAGCATTCAGCAAACAGAAAACGGTCACTACAGTATGCCTCTTCCCTTCAAGTCTACAAGGCCTACATTGCCAAATAACAAGAGAACAGCAGTTGTTCGTCTCAATCACCTGAAGAGAAAGTTTGCAACTAACCCCAAGTACTATGATGATTACAAGAAATTCATGGATGACATCATAGATAAAGGTGATGCAGAGAGAGTTAGCAGTAAAGAGGAAGAAGATAGAGTGTGGTACATCCCTCATCATGGTGTTTACCATCCTCAAAAGCCTGAGAAGATACGAGTCGTGTTCGACTGCTCTGCACGATTCAAAGGAACATCACTGAACAATCATCTCCTCACTGGTCCTGACTTAATAAATGGCTTAGTTGGAGTACTGTGCAGGTTCAGGAAGAATCCAGTAGCAGTGATGTGCGATATAGAGAGAATGTTCCACCAGTTCCTTGTCAACAAGAAAGATCGTGACTATTTACGGTTCTTATGGTGGGAGAATGGTGACATTACTAATGAGCCTGTTGTCTACCGAATGAAGGTACACCTATTTGGGGCTGCTTCTTCTCCTGGGTGTGCCAACTTTGGATTGAAGTATCTTGCAAGCCAACATGAGGCAGAATTTCCAGTGGCAGCAAACTTCATAAGAAAGAACTTCTACGTAGATGATGGCCTCACCAGTACAGAGTTAGAGAGAGAAGCAATCCAGTTAGTAAATGAAACACAAGCTGTGTGTGCAAAAGGAGGATTGCATCTTCATAAGTTCATATCTAATAGCAGAGAAGTAATGGAAGCCATCCCTGTTAGTGAGAGAGCAGCAGGAATAAAGAATGTCAACCTAAGTCTTGACAGTCTACCGATAGAGAGAGCATTAGGGATCCAGTGGTGCGTAGAGACAGATACATTCAAGTTTGGAATTCAGGTCAAGAAACAACCACCTACCCGGCGTGGCATCCTGTCCACAGTAGCGTCTATTTATGACCCATTGGGTTTTCTTGCACCATTCATACTTATAGGCAAGGGAATCCTACAAGAGATGTGTCGAAATGGGATCAACTGGGATGAACCCCTACCAGACAACTTACGTCCACGGTGGGAGAGATGGAAGGCCGAATTTGTTAACCTGAGAGAAATAGAAATTCCTCGATGCTACAAGCCACCTGAATTCGGATGCATTAAAGCTGCAGAGTTGCACCACTTTTCAGATGCCTGTACAAATGGTTATGGTCAGTGCTCATACTTACGGTTGATTGGTGAGAATAAAGTACACTGCTCCTTAATTTGTGGCAAGGCAAGAGTAACGCCAATCAAAGTTGTCACAATTCCTCGCTTGGAATTGACAGCTGCAGTGGTATCTTCAAACATGAGCAGCATTTTAAAGGAAGAACTAGAGCTGAAGTTAGTTAGAGAATACTTCTGGACCGACTCCAAAGTGGTGTTAGGGTACATTGCCAATGAAGCTCGAAGGTTTCATGTGTTTGTAGCGAATAGAATCCAGAGAATCAGACAAGCCTCTACACCCAATCAGTGGCGCTATGTACCAACAGAAGAAAACCCTGCAGACATTGCATCCAGAGGTGCCTTCATACCTGAATTGCTTGCCTCAAACTGGTTTACAGGACCTACATTTCTGTGGGATACAGAGTTAACCACGGCAGAAGAACCAGCTTATGAGTTGAGTGTCGGTGATCCAGAGGTGAGAAACGTGATGACATTTACGACTGCTGCATCACCAAAGCCATTCAGATTGGAGAATCGCCTATCACGCTTCTCGACATGGTCCAAAGCTGTTGGTGCAGTAGCACGAATAAGAAGACTTCTAAAGAATAAGAAAGGTAGTGATGAGTCGTCAAACCCAAAAGAGAGACAAGAAGCAGAAACATATATAATCAAAGTCATCCAAGGTCAAACTTTTGGCACGGAAATCAATTCATTGAGATCATCGAATACAATGAAGAGCAACAGTAGCATATACAGGTTAAATCCATTCCTTGATAGCAAAGGTGTATTGAGAGTGGGAGGTCGATTAGAGAAGGCAGGTGTCTCAGACAGTGTGAAACATCCAGCCATCATTCCTAAAGATAGTGAAGTTGCAAGGTTGCTCATTTCCCACATCCACAACAAAGTCCAGCATCAAGGAAGAGGAATGACCTTCAATGAGCTAAGAGCCAATGGCTATTGGATAATAGGTGGATTAAAGGCTGTAGCTATTCATGTCTACAGGTGCATCAAATGTCGACGACTTCGCCGTCCAGTAGCTGAACAGAAAATGGCCAACCTTCCAGAAGACAGAGTAGAACCTTCCCCACCTTTCACCTTTTGCGGTATGGACTGCTTTGGTCCCTTTATGATAAAGGATGGAAGAAGGGAGTGTAAGAGATATGGATTGCTTTTCACCTGTATGTGTTCAAGAGCTATTCATATTGAAGTCCTTGACGATATGTCTACAGATAGCTTTATCAATGGTTTGCGCTGTTTTATTGCCATCAGAGGTAGAGTACAGCGACTCCGCTCAGACCAAGGTACCAATTTTGTAGGAGCGAAGAATGAATTTGAAGATTCATTGAAAGAGTTGGATACAGAAAGGATAAAGGTGTTCCTGACAGAGAATCAGTGTGAGTTTGTGATGAATCCTCCACACGCTAGTCATGTCGGTGGTGTATGGGAGCGCCAGATCAAGACAGTGAGAAGTGTATTATCATCTATCATACATCAATCGCAAGGTCGACTTGATACGTCATCTTTGCGAACATTCCTCTACGAAGTTATGGCCATAGTGAATTGTCGTCACTTACAACAGAGAATCTAAGTGATCCAATGAGTCCTGAACCACTGACACCCAATCATTTGCTCACCATGAAATCAAGGGCAGCTCTTCCCCCTCCAGGTAAATTTGTTAGAGAGGAGTTGTATATTAGAAAGCGTTGGCGAAGTGTGCAGTACTTAGCTGAGCAATTCTGGGGCAGATGGAGGAAGGAGTATCTCAACGTTGTCACTCAACGACAGAAGTGGAATACAACAAGAAGAAATATGAAGAGAGGAGATATAGTTTTGCTAAAGGACGATCAAGTTCCACGCATGGAATGGCCATTAGTAGTTGTAATTGAGACAACAGAAGATGATGATGGTTTAGTGAGAAAGGTCAAGGTTCAAGTTGGCACAAGGAACCTGAACAAGATGGGAAAACGTGAAGGAAGACTCACAACCCTTGAGCGACCAATCCAAAAGCTGATTCTGTTGATGGGAGCTGAATAACTTTAATTAGTGTTAAATTAGTGGACATTTTCATTGTGTTTAGACTTTGATATATAGCGAACAAAGTTTTTAAATTGGTATATAGAACATTTAAGGTTTATCTTAGAAATTACTTATAATTACCATAACTGTCAGACTTGATCTTTAACTACAATTAGGTTTATTAATCAGtgtttgttttatgaaataagTAATTATTCCTGAGTAATTTGATGGGAGTGTAACGGACTTAATGTACTTATCATCGAAGTAAAGTATTTTCATCAACAGCACCCTCTATCAAGGACATCGACGTTGTTAATAGTTTCTGTAGAAAGTTTATATCTGATTAGTTGTTGATGTTTTGGTCCCATGAATCAGTGCCGCTGAAAGCCATATCTCGCAACTTGTATTGAAAGATGTTCTTACGCACTGAAACATAGTTCCACGGTTATAGTAAGGTATGCATAGATTTTTGACtttattgtaacatttcatacCTTGTTTATGGTCAGTCTGTGGTAGATGTAGTTTTGAGACAATCAGATtgatatttagtacatatgtcCTTTCATACATCATGTAGTAATACAAAGAGTAGTGTATGTAAACAGATAGCACATTTTGTAACGAACAAAGATGAAGTAACATACTTGTCATCAATATTTACCTAGAGTGCCAGCTAAAAGGCCCACGAGGTAGTGTAAcctttatatatttgattattataaTGATAGAAACCATTTTGTTTCATAATTTGTTAGTATAGAGTGCTTATAAGTCTTACCAAGCACCAGTTTGTAATTACATTCAGCGTATACTTGACCATGTGTATTTCTAGGTCATGTAGTGTTTGTAATATGTTTCAAGTTCAATTGATTCACCAGATCTTACGGTGGTGTAAGCAGAGTTCATTA from Glandiceps talaboti chromosome 3, keGlaTala1.1, whole genome shotgun sequence carries:
- the LOC144433051 gene encoding uncharacterized protein LOC144433051; translation: MATAGMADILQREIEYYKDTLETMRDPTDREKTPGIMQRKEDKKSEFSQEDGNQRIRRSNRVHKPTQKMAEYKQTEKVKKERKLKGAFDQKYDSWKKASKLGRRNLKGQCPEDTIAELYTAIEMAQDEVITAYEALREVCPPGQEMLRRTDTCTAVTRQLLQAAITRRKGNEGELVKQLQEVLLCDDNASIFSTVSHRTSESTSAKRTDAAAELAAQEAELRILKVKEEKQDELDAIKYQQEQMTREIERLEKEKEIEKARTRFKVYDEEFNKVSIADESKPFLANGPYSSTPVSRHNTPNQFMHQTSAPDDTLSITRALQDSLTMSRLPTPEPFVFSGDPLQYVQWKTSFKTLIDNRNISSAEKMYYLKRYLGGTASKAVEGFFYSTSEESYKGAWKLLEERYGHPFRVQKAFRDRLSKWQKIGPKDSAGLQEFADFLRACRDATPHVPGLRILDDCEENRKLLAKLPDWAAARWNRQVTDIMDRTGEYPTFEDFVTYTSKEARIACNPISSLSCMREYSNAAEPKETKDTGRRVNRNKGTTLATGSTAVNDKQSKENTYVSKPCLLCKKPDHQLSTCPEFKSKTLEQRKQFIQENRVCFSCLKVGHNSRDCCRKLTCEKCKKRHPTILHDEKREKASTETTTESKVEASVVSCNVQSGSGFSTSMIVPVWVSSRESPSNEVLTYALLDTQSDSSFVLEDIAQSLAVNLQPCQQAYTRNFIPADRSHIPTSSTAQKWQHLQRIAHDIAPLQGCEVGILIGYNCPQALAPRETIVGKNEEPYAIKTDLGWSIIGYTETESCSYAASVCHRIIVKEAPCISPKEVIRALESDFTEKGHGEKVISQEDLQFLNSTETSIQQTENGHYSMPLPFKSTRPTLPNNKRTAVVRLNHLKRKFATNPKYYDDYKKFMDDIIDKGDAERVSSKEEEDRVWYIPHHGVYHPQKPEKIRVVFDCSARFKGTSLNNHLLTGPDLINGLVGVLCRFRKNPVAVMCDIERMFHQFLVNKKDRDYLRFLWWENGDITNEPVVYRMKVHLFGAASSPGCANFGLKYLASQHEAEFPVAANFIRKNFYVDDGLTSTELEREAIQLVNETQAVCAKGGLHLHKFISNSREVMEAIPVSERAAGIKNVNLSLDSLPIERALGIQWCVETDTFKFGIQVKKQPPTRRGILSTVASIYDPLGFLAPFILIGKGILQEMCRNGINWDEPLPDNLRPRWERWKAEFVNLREIEIPRCYKPPEFGCIKAAELHHFSDACTNGYGQCSYLRLIGENKVHCSLICGKARVTPIKVVTIPRLELTAAVVSSNMSSILKEELELKLVREYFWTDSKVVLGYIANEARRFHVFVANRIQRIRQASTPNQWRYVPTEENPADIASRGAFIPELLASNWFTGPTFLWDTELTTAEEPAYELSVGDPEVRNVMTFTTAASPKPFRLENRLSRFSTWSKAVGAVARIRRLLKNKKGSDESSNPKERQEAETYIIKVIQGQTFGTEINSLRSSNTMKSNSSIYRLNPFLDSKGVLRVGGRLEKAGVSDSVKHPAIIPKDSEVARLLISHIHNKVQHQGRGMTFNELRANGYWIIGGLKAVAIHVYRCIKCRRLRRPVAEQKMANLPEDRVEPSPPFTFCGMDCFGPFMIKDGRRECKRYGLLFTCMCSRAIHIEVLDDMSTDSFINGLRCFIAIRGRVQRLRSDQGTNFVGAKNEFEDSLKELDTERIKVFLTENQCEFVMNPPHASHVGGVWERQIKTVRSVLSSIIHQSQGRLDTSSLRTFLYEVMAIVNCRHLQQRI